The Ailuropoda melanoleuca isolate Jingjing chromosome 15, ASM200744v2, whole genome shotgun sequence genomic sequence GAGGCCTCTCTGAGCCAGGATAGATGTGTCTGCCACAGGTCAGCTGAGGCCATGGAAGAGCTGCGTTCTGAGAGCCCTGAGCTAATGTGTCCTGGAAATGCCTGCGACCTTTGGCCTCAGCTTGCAAAGGACAAGCTTCAATTCTGCAGGGGCTTGGCAAGAAGTTTCAAAAGCTTTgctgccaaaggaaaaaaaaaaagctttgctttCTTAGTGGATCGGCAAAACCACTTGTGCTCACATCATCCATGGCAAAAGGCTCCTGGCACTGGGGGCAGCCTTGACCCCCAGGGGCAGAGcgggagggctggggggcaggctgCTGACGCGAGAACAGAGCCTGGGCCAAAAGCACGCCGTGGGGTCGCTCCCCTGAGTAGCTTCTGACCTGTGAGGAGCGCTCGGCTATAGTGGGGAACCTCTTGCCATGGCCGCACAGGTTCCAGAGAAACGGAGACTCGTGTCTGCCCTGCCTGGCCAGGCCACGGCGCTGGGCTGAGTCCCGGGGCGGTCCTGGTAGCTTCATTCTTTATAGCTGGCTCTTGCACACGGCGCCCAGAAAGCCATCAAGCACAGCCATAGTGATGCTCAAAGGAGCAGGGTGCCCCCCCTTAAGGGTGTCGGGGGAGCCGATAGGGGTCCCTGCCAGTGTAAACATTATCTACGTGACTAGCCACGCGCTAGCTTAGAAAGTCAGAACCTGCCAAGCCCGCCCACAGTAGGATGAAGTGGTCTGTTTCCCCCCAGAGAATAGCCAACAGTTCTCTCGTAAGTATTAAACACGAAATATGAGACGGAAGCCCCAAGTAGGGGCTGCGGGGGTCAGCACTTGTGATTCCCTGGAATGTAGACTCCATAATGTTCTCCTAGGCAAGGTGATGGGTTGTGCTGTCCCTGCCGCCCCCGAGCCTAGGGGgtacccagcacacagtaggtgctcagcgGGTGTGGTTCAAAGGATGAACGAGGTGCTCACCAGGCCAACCTCTTTCTTCTGATCCCTATGGCCACCCCATGAGACCAATTatcttcatccccattttacagacaaggaaacggaGGCTCGGATGTGTGGGGACTGGCCTGAGGCCACAGTCAGGGCATGGCCCAGCCGACTCCCAGCTGGCTCCGCTAACTTCAAGGCATACCAGCTGATGAGTGCCCGAGGgggtggtgtggggtggggagcacaCAGAAGGGAGCCCTGCAGTAGCACTCCAGCAGAACCGGGCCTGGCCGCCCTCccaaggggggcagagggagacgagCAGAAAGAAACAGCCCGAATTGCCAAAAAGACACACACGCTTTAATCACTCCGGACAAACAGGGCAGGGGCGAAGTCAGGCGAGGGGTGGCTGTGTAGCACCAGGCTTAACGGCGCTTGGTCGGGTCCTgctgccagcccccagccacTTAGCCATGACTCTGTCGGCTATGAGTGAGCACCGGAGACTGCCGCCAGGGCCACCTCTGCCCCGGAGTCGGCATCAGCACCAACGGGTAGAGGCCATTTCCCTCTGGAGAGAGGTTCAGGCCACTTGGGATAAGGAGAGAAGAAGGCCAGAGACCGCCAGGCTGCCCCaccctgggagagggagaaaggacagaaggCCCGATGTGCCTTGCTTGGCCTTGGTCTCTCCCGGTGCCTGTCTTGGCATCATGGCTCAGAGGAGGCTCCCCCCTGGCTGACCTGGAATGTTACCCGCTTCAGTTCCCTAGACCTGCTGAGGGTATGAAGCCCGGCCCGTGGCCCTGTGGCTTGTGTGAGAGCAGCAGCAGGCCGCAGGGGGCTCTGCCGGGCAGGAGCTGCCCACCAGGGCCTCAGCACCTTAACCAGGCCTGGAAAGCCAGGGACATTGGGCTGGCAAGAGGGGCCAAGGAGGGTCAGAGAGCACCTGGGGACAGACGTCAGTGTCTGACAGTGGCCGGGAGCCTGGGAGAACGGAGGCCCAAGCACCTTTGGGAGGGTGGGCTgacagggtggggaaggggatgtgtgaggaggggaggggtccTCGCAGGGTACTGTACCGGGCCTGTGAGGAGCTGAGGGTCTGGGCTCCCTTCCCCGAGGGCCTTCTTCACCCCCCAATGCCCCAGGCCCCTGGATCCTCCCCTCATAGCACCCTTGCCCTGACCAAGGCCCCTCTGGGGTTTGCTATAATGAAGGGCGctgggcaggaaggaaaggaatggacAAGGGTAAGGATACCCCCATCCTGGGGGCTCTATCCCACCTTGGGGAGCTGCGGGTAGGGAGGGGCCACGGTGGCTGAACGCCCAGACACAGACTTCTGTGATGAGAGCCCCGTGCACTTATCTGGGGCTGGTTCCCTGATCCTTGTCTCCCCACCCTGGCTGGAGTGGGCGGTCACCAAGGGCAGGGCCAGTCTGATCCACCGCagctcccccaccgcccccaccaaGAGCCTGCCCAGAGTGAGAGCTCAGCAAgcgtttgatgaatgaatgagtgaacagaGGCTGCATGGGGGGGTGCACAAGAGAGTGACAGAGAAGGTGGAAGGAGCAAGAGGACAGGGGAAGGCGGGGGGCTCCTAGAGGGATAAGAGAAGTGAAGGACGTCGGGAAGAGTGTAGAATGTTTGGAGGATTCCAGAATGTTTAGGAAGTCTAAGAATGTTGTGCAAGTTCTGGAACCTGGTGACTCAAGTGGGGACCATAGGCCAGCAGCATCCCCATCACCCAGGCACTTCTTAGGGGTGCAGAACCCTGGGCCCGTtccagaagcagaagcagaatCCGCATGTTAGCCCCGTCCCTAGGTGGTTCACATGCACATTCAAGTTTGAAAGGTGCTGATCTAAAAAGCTGGGAACATTCTAGAATAGTTAGGTTAGAGGACTTCTTAAAATACGtgcaagagaggagagagagagagagagaggtgtcggagggaaggaaagaagaggaagccCACCCAGAACGCCAGGTCCCGGGGGCCACTTTACAGAGGGGCACACTGAGGCCCTGCAGGAGGACGGCCCCGCCCACACCCCGCACCCCCGCCCCCGGGGCCAGGGCCCCCCTGCTGGGGGCACTAATCATCCTCGGGCTTGATGAGGTGGCCGCTGAAGGTGATGTAGGTGTCCACGTCGTCGCTGTAGATGGCGTTCTCCCGCTCGTGCTTGAAGAGACGCACCCAGACGCGGTCCCCGAGCTCCAGCGCCAGCATCACGCTCTGGCTCTGCATGATGCTGCGGTCGCTGGGCTGCGCATACAGGATGACGGCCGCCTCCTCGTTGTGCACCACGTGCACGTACGTCTCCTTGAAGTTCCAGCTGTGCACGTTGAGGCTAAAGAAGTACAGGCCGCGCAGCGGGGCGACGAAGTGGCCGGCCGCCAGGTCGAAGTGCCCGTCGGGGTTGACGAAGACGGTGTCGAAGAGCAGCGGCTGGAAGCCCTCGCTGCTGTGCAGCGCCGTCTTGCGGCCCACCGAGAAGGCGGAGAAGCGCGTCTGGCACGGGCTGCCggggctgcctgcctgccccttGGCGCCCTTGGGGCCCTGCGGGCCACGCTCCCCCTGGGCGCCCTCCGGGCCCAGCTTCCCCGGCGTGCCCAGC encodes the following:
- the C1QTNF6 gene encoding complement C1q tumor necrosis factor-related protein 6: MGQGARDCPEVGGPWAAVEAAGHRVTMGTAVLGLLCAALLHPLLVFGVPAEEPSFGEAVASGPPVYCQRCCDSEDPLTPADEAVSSASPAALPYLLPEVRPYINIAILKGDKGDRGLLGTPGKLGPEGAQGERGPQGPKGAKGQAGSPGSPCQTRFSAFSVGRKTALHSSEGFQPLLFDTVFVNPDGHFDLAAGHFVAPLRGLYFFSLNVHSWNFKETYVHVVHNEEAAVILYAQPSDRSIMQSQSVMLALELGDRVWVRLFKHERENAIYSDDVDTYITFSGHLIKPEDD